CCGCCAAGGCTGGCCTCGGGCCGAAAGGTGCGTTACACGAGTATGGTTGGGCCTTCGCGAACCAGAGACCGCGCGCCTTCGGGCCGCCAGGCGAGCATGTACGACCTCATCGTCATCGGAGCCGGGCCGGCCGGATCCATGGCCGCCCGTCAGGCCGCCCAGTCCGGCCTCAAGACGCTGCTCCTGGACAAGGACCTGTTTCCCCGCGCCAAGCCGTGCGGCGGAGGGCTTACCCTACGCGCCCTCGATGCCCTTGCCTCGGTGGGGCTCCGGCTTCCCGAGTCCGTGATCGAGCGTCCGCTCATGGGTGCGCGCATCACTATCGCGGGCCGCAGCGTAGAGGTGCGCAAGCCCTGGCCCGTGGCCGTGACGGTGCTGCGCGAGCGTTTCGACAGCCTGCTGCTGCATGCGGCGGCGGCCGCCGGCGCACGCGTGGAGCTGGGCCGGCGGGTGGAGGCCGTGACGCAGGACAGGAGCAGCGTCGCCATCAGCGCTGGCCGCGAGACGTGGTCGGGCCGCCTGGCCGTCATCGCCGAGGGCGCGTCCGGCAGGCTCAAGCGAGTGGTGCGGCCGATTAACGGCGAGCGTTTCTGGATCTGCGTGAGCACGGATTCGACTCTGAACGGCCAAGTGGACGACCACGGCCTCATGCACATCGAAACCGGCCTGACCCGCACGGGCTACGCCTGGATATTCCCCCGCCGCGAAAGCGCCAGCGTGGGTCTGAGCGCCATGCCCGGACATTGCCATGGTCCCCGGCGGATTCTGGGCGGCTATCTCGGCGGACACGGATTCGACGCGGACCTGCCCCTGCGCGGGCACATAGTTCCCCTGGGCGGCCTCAAGCGGCGTCTGGCTTCGGGTCGAGTGCTGCTGGCCGGCGACGCGGGCGGCTTCGCCGACGCCTTCACCTGCGAAGGCATAGCCTACGCCCTGCTCTCGGGCGCGGCAGCGGGACATGCCGCGGCCCTGGCCCTGGCACATGGAGATCTGGATAAAGAAAAGGACGGGGCGGGTGGGCTGGAACGCATCTACAC
The genomic region above belongs to Desulfocurvibacter africanus subsp. africanus DSM 2603 and contains:
- a CDS encoding geranylgeranyl reductase family protein produces the protein MYDLIVIGAGPAGSMAARQAAQSGLKTLLLDKDLFPRAKPCGGGLTLRALDALASVGLRLPESVIERPLMGARITIAGRSVEVRKPWPVAVTVLRERFDSLLLHAAAAAGARVELGRRVEAVTQDRSSVAISAGRETWSGRLAVIAEGASGRLKRVVRPINGERFWICVSTDSTLNGQVDDHGLMHIETGLTRTGYAWIFPRRESASVGLSAMPGHCHGPRRILGGYLGGHGFDADLPLRGHIVPLGGLKRRLASGRVLLAGDAGGFADAFTCEGIAYALLSGAAAGHAAALALAHGDLDKEKDGAGGLERIYTDLCRPLLRQLRHSLLALRIHDLLPASLYQAILLDPGCLSAFLDVAAAKRGYPSFLAYIARRLPGLTLKALPDA